The Vitis vinifera cultivar Pinot Noir 40024 chromosome 7, ASM3070453v1 genomic interval CTTGGAACCAGATCAGGAAATTGAGGCAAATGCATTAAAACCTTTCACTAAAAGAAGTAAAGAACACGAGTAATTTCCCCGGCTTCTGTCAAGAACGAATCGCCATTCAACATACAACATGTGGCATTAAAAACCTCTATACATTTTCGATTACAACAGGAAAGGAGAATCTCGATTTTGAGACACAAGGGTCGCATTCCTTCGGACATTAGAGCAAAAAATAAACGTAGTCTATTCTTCATATGTGGAATCCATGAAGAACCTTTTGCAGGTTTGGCACGGTTGGACCCTCAACAAGGAATTCACAAAGAGACATATGGGATGCCCTGTATATAATCCTTGTAGGGCCGCATAATATCTAGGGATGTGTTTGGATTTTGAATTTATCATCAAAGGTCAAACTTAACGGCTGGGAACCAACTCTTGAACCATGACCAACCCCATTTATATTTCCCATTAGAGCACGGCAACACCGTCATGGTGAACAGAGCCTATCAGACATGTTATGTGGGATGCACAAGACTCACTAATGGTGCACCAATAGTAGGCAAAATGTGGGTCACAGAGGGACCCATGAGCTTCAACCTCATATAGCGATCTGATAGTGTTGATTTGTGATGGAAGATCCTCTGGGATTTTAGACCAAACAACCGAAAAGATAAGGCAATTTGTCAATCAATGAAAAAAGTGACGCTTTCATGGAACCAACTGGTATGTATGGACAATGGAAGGAATAGTCCAGACTCTGAGATATTAACACACAACATTCTCAAAAGCAACAGACTAGGCTAAGAAAAGCAGCATAAAAGTTCAGCAGGAGAAACAAACAATCCATACATATGACTTTCCACAGAATTCTACATGTATCCATGATTGTGTTATAATTGAACATATCAATCAAGGGAAGAACCAAAGAAACAATCAAGGGAAAAAGCaaacaagaataaaaacaaattaatctCCTTCAAACACGTtccttgttcttttttttccaatctAAGAAGCTAATTCACAAAATGGGCTTCGTTTACATGCTAGATTTATGGAATAAGAGAAATGACTTCTTATTAATTgatcaaaattgaattttacaGCTAGAGTACAGACACAGACGGTTTGTTAGATAAGAAACCATTTACAGAAAACATTGTCAGGAAACAAGTGGTTCGTTTGCATATCACAAAATGTAGTAGCAAAATGCGATGAATGCAACTATGCCACTTAATATACAGAATTTGTCTAACCTGCTTTCAATCCTCATCTTCTCCTCTTTCAACTCATTCTGCACTTTTGAGTACAAATTACAAGACTCGAGAAATTCACCGTAGTTTTTGCTCCTATGACAGCTCAGTGCTTCTTTAAGGATGAGCAAACTGTTTCTTCCATTAACATGAGCACCTTCCATGTCTTCCAATTGCATGCTTAGTTCTGTTAACTTGAGAGTCGTCTGAACACCGTCTCCCTCAGTATGGATCACTCTGAACTTCATGACAAGGATGCACTCCACTACTCGACATGGAAGAATGTCTTTGGCAGGAATTACAGATCCAAAACGTATCAAGAAATCCTTGTCTGTTGGCCAATGTCTTTGTCCACCAAGAGGGCTCCAGCTAGAGAGATTAGCAGCTTGCTTTATTTTCCGGTTCAAGACAATCCAACTAAGTCGGATTCCATCACGGAGCTCGCACCAAAGCTTCCcatctttcctttctctttgcATAGATGAAATTGGTGGCAGACCATCAGAAACTGAAAGGGTAACTTCATCTTCCTGGTGATCATCACTGGGAGAATAGGTAAGAAGATCAATCCGAAATGGACAGTTGTCAAACCAACCATTGAAGCCATTTGCATTTGGAATGCCCCATAGGACTTTTGAGCAGATAGTTTTATCTTTATACCTGATATCCACAATAGAAACAAAATCCGAAGGTGAAATACTTTCAAAATCATCCATGTCACCATAATATTCAGCTTCACTCCATTCTTCAGGATACCCGTGATAATCATTCCATTGAAATTCAGGAACTTCCTTGTTTACTATGAGGGGAAAACAATCTGCATAGAACTTTCTGAATCCACCGATAGATGAAATTAAACTTTTGACATCTTCTCTGTTGGTTGAAGGCCACATAGAAGAACATACATTTTCCCATAATCTCTCCTCTCTTGAGATTGAACAAAATGCTGCACAAGCACAGGCTGCACTAGCCAAAGTTAGGCCATCAAGACGCCTCAATATATCATAGAAGATATCACTGCTCAGGGGAGCCATACTGTCAACCTGTGCAACCGACATTGCCAGTCCTGTGATCATCTGAAAACAAAAAAGCACATAAAAGATATTCAGTAAATTTAAGAAGATAGACAACCATAAAAAAGAAACCATCCTGATGATCACAGAACATGCAAACAAAATCAGGATCCAAGCACAACCTTTTACAGGTAAGAAGAACTAAAAGGCAGCAAAAGGAGTGAACAGTTTCAGGACATGTATAAGTTACAGCCAACTAAGAAAGAAGACAgagaaaccaaaaagaaaaaaacaagaagaacatAACCATAGAAACAGCCCTCATGCACTCCTATCATatcaataaaatccaaaatGTCCACATTCACCTCCCAAAAGATTCGATGACCAAACTAATTCATCTCCAAAAGCTTAATTTCTCAAAAACTTCTTCTGTTCTGGCCCCTAAAAATTCACTGAGCTAAGTGCAAAGGCATAGTTCTCATACCCTCCTATTCCTTTTCTTCAAAAGTCTCAACTAGAGGTCACAtcaattttttcattgaaacatttaaaaatataagtacaTGACAATGTATAACTTGTCAAGATCTTCAGTAATGCTCTTTCCCTGAAGTCAAGAAATTGTGATCACAAGACACAATTCATCTATCTTAACATGGTAAGTGCTGTGCACATTTTATGGACTTGTTTCTTGACCAACCAATAATCATATACCAGTAAGTGGTTTATCCCAATTACAAACAAGCCATTAGCATTGTTGAGGTCAGAGTAAAGAGTAGCAGACTGAAATTTTGAGCCTCCTCGTGCCATATCCCTACCTAATAACTAATTTAAGATATAATTTACAGACAATAGAATCATAGAATTTTGTACTTGCAACTCAAAAAGGTTCTGCAATAACTAGTAATGATAAATAAACCTACAACACTGACTAGCCTACAGCTATTGCTACAataaaccttgggctaccaaagCTTCAGATCTGATCCATGTTAGTCCAAATTTGACTCAATTCCATATCCAGGGGTATAATTTCAGTTCTGAACTAGATCTAATGAGAAGAAGGAACCATAATCTGATGATAATAAACCATATGTAATATACTATATCATAAACATTCTTAACTTCGCAATAGAATAAGAAAAGCCATCAAGTTTAAATCTGTCATTGGGTCTGTATTCAAACTTggttaatttaaattattagctGATATTATACTCATAGATGCTGTGCAGCTTGGaatcaaatcaaacaatcaCTTTAATTTGGACCCTTATCTCTCTGGATTTGGTTACTTCGAAGTGAGCTAACTGAGGTTTCCAGCTCGCTGTTTTCCCCCCTTTCACCATTTCCATTTTTCCAAGGTCTAACACATTTGAGCAGACATTTGGTGacccaagaaaatccaaaattcacAGAGGCAAACAGCCAGATTTCTGCTCCCCCAAAGTGGACTAtgatttgattttagttttgggACAAACATAGGCATCAATTTCAGTTGAGAAGATGCAATTCAAAGCCCACCCGAGAAACAAATTACATAAATCAGCCAGATTTCGAGTTAAAGAATTCATTCTAATGCATTAGAGATGAGAATAAGAAACATAACAATGtgaaaaatcaaatcatcaTAATAGAGTTCCAAAATTTCAATACCACACCCTGCTAGAGAACAATTGctaaataacaatattttacCAATGCCCCACAACTACAGCCCCTTTGGTAGCcaagaaaatgtaggaaaataaATGGAACTCAGGAATCTTACCACAGATTAAGCTGAAAACTGTTGCAAGCTTCCAAATCCCCTTTTGCCTTCTTATCCTTTCAtttctcagtaaccaaacaaATTCCCTTTCTGAAAAGAACCAAGACCCATGTAAATAACTAAAATCAGTAATCCTATGAGAGAGAAAGATAAGAGTTCGGCACACCTCAGAGATTGAGAATCACCAATACACAGACTTAGAGAGGGTTGACTCTTCGATGATTATAGAGCAGGAagcaactaaaaataaaaaccaaggGAAACCCAGAAGGGAGAAATATCATCTGAGGGTGGAGAACA includes:
- the LOC100254563 gene encoding probable F-box protein At2g36090; the protein is MITGLAMSVAQVDSMAPLSSDIFYDILRRLDGLTLASAACACAAFCSISREERLWENVCSSMWPSTNREDVKSLISSIGGFRKFYADCFPLIVNKEVPEFQWNDYHGYPEEWSEAEYYGDMDDFESISPSDFVSIVDIRYKDKTICSKVLWGIPNANGFNGWFDNCPFRIDLLTYSPSDDHQEDEVTLSVSDGLPPISSMQRERKDGKLWCELRDGIRLSWIVLNRKIKQAANLSSWSPLGGQRHWPTDKDFLIRFGSVIPAKDILPCRVVECILVMKFRVIHTEGDGVQTTLKLTELSMQLEDMEGAHVNGRNSLLILKEALSCHRSKNYGEFLESCNLYSKVQNELKEEKMRIESRLDKFCILSGIVAFIAFCYYIL